One window from the genome of Perca flavescens isolate YP-PL-M2 chromosome 17, PFLA_1.0, whole genome shotgun sequence encodes:
- the LOC114571645 gene encoding uncharacterized protein LOC114571645, producing MARLSISGQTELASRSSNISNNGGSTEIKEAKGTGRSRAIEGESVQQTLPWRIPPEAQDKTSTPVRTPRSTKCLKSTTGESRRVKKTLREGLEANPKPFPKRRWEDLESAGIRKPDSLGPERKRRRMDTTARKKSSWVSVHARAFRKKYMSAVCSRAIKEKSVRVKQTLPREVQEQTLKEGLEGKEKPSYKRKWEDFKSAGIRRPDSLGPERKRRRHVWAEGNVVMVAMPKKRTITRRRNMRCCAKPVQDAEEWRHPECSGHKGRGEMTWRGGSKKAKHDVRSCFDERGNTGPKNQSTPLYRLRPFHQRKQYGPRGRRNPQNMRYQGRRQWATPGPMCRPRVKGGPKVSLGKKKVLGMRKTHRPVCHCHFLNQ from the exons ATGGCCAGACTTTCCATAAGTGGACAGACTGAGCTAGCATCCAGGTCCTCCAACATATCTAATAATGGGGGGTCCACCGAAATCAAAGAGGCCAAAGGTACCGGTCGCTCCAGGGCCATTGAAGGGGAATCTGTCCAGCAGACTTTGCCATGGAGGATTCCACCTGAGGCCCAAGACAAAACCAGTACCCCTGTGAGGACTCCCCGTTCAACCAAATGCTTGAAGAGCACTACTGGAGAGTCCCGCAGAGTTAAGAAGACCCTGAGAGAAGGTTTGGAGGCCAATCCAAAACCTTTCCCTAAAAGGAGATGGGAGGATCTGGAATCGGCCGGTATCAGAAA GCCAGACAGCCTTGGtccagagaggaagaggagaagaatggacacaacggcaagaaagaagtCTTCCTGGGTGAGTGTTCACGCCAGAGCTTTTCGAAAGAAATATATGAGTGCTGTTTGTTCCAGGGCCATTAAAGAAAAATCTGTGAGGGTCAAGCAGACTTTGCCACGTGAGGTGCAAGAGCAGACTCTAAAAGAAGGCTTGGAGGGCAAAGAAAAACCCTCCTATAAAAGGAAATGGGAAGATTTCAAATCAGCCGGTATCAGAAG GCCAGACAGCCTCGGtccagagaggaagaggagaagacaCGTTTGGGCAGAAGGTAACGTTGTTATGGTTGCCATGCCAAAAAAGAGAACTATAACCAGAAGGAGAAACATGAGATGCTGTGCAAAGCCTGTACAGGATGCAGAGGAATGGCG ACACCCAGAATGCTCGGGTCACAAGGGACGTGGAGAAATGACCTGGAGAGGAGGGAGCAAGAAGGCAAAGCATGACGTGAG GTCATGCTTTGACGAAAGGGGAAACACTGGACCAAAAAACCAAAGCACCCCACTTTACCGTCTCAGACCCTTTCACCAAAGAAAGCAATATGGACCACGAGGCAGAAGAAACCCACAAAACATGCGTTACCAGGGCCGCCGTCAGTGGGCAACACCAGGTCCGATGTGCCGGCCCCGGGTCAAGGGAGGGCCCAAAGTGTcccttggcaaaaaaaaagtcctggGCATGAGGAAGACACATAGACCTGTGTGTCACTGTCACTTTCTAAAtcaatga